The genomic stretch AAGTACGTGGCGATGAATATCACGATGATCGCCACGATCACGATCGGGTCGATCTGTGTCAGCGGGTTGAGATTGAGTTCGGCAGCGTTCACCGCCGCCCACCTCCTACGTGCTTTCTAGAGCTTCTGCGCGATGACGAGCGTGACGACCAGCGTGTAGATGCAGAGCGCCTCGATGAGTGCCATGCCGATGAGCATCGCCGTGAAGAGCTGCGGCGCGATCTCGGGTTGACGCGTCATACCTTCGATTGCGGACGTGGAAACGTAGCGCATCGCGTACGAGGCAAACGCAGCCCCGATCGCGATCGGAAGAACGGCTACCAGAGCGAGAAGGACGCTGTTCATGGTCTTAGGACCTCCC from Coriobacteriia bacterium encodes the following:
- the atpE gene encoding ATP synthase F0 subunit C codes for the protein MNSVLLALVAVLPIAIGAAFASYAMRYVSTSAIEGMTRQPEIAPQLFTAMLIGMALIEALCIYTLVVTLVIAQKL